The Callospermophilus lateralis isolate mCalLat2 chromosome 15, mCalLat2.hap1, whole genome shotgun sequence genome window below encodes:
- the Ffar4 gene encoding free fatty acid receptor 4, whose translation MSPEFAQTTVTGPLRSLEQANRTRFPFFSDVKRDHRLVLSAVETIVLALIFAVSLLGNVYALVLVARRRRRGATTSLVLNLFCADLLFTSSIPLVLVVRWTEAWMLGPVACHLLFYMMTLSGSVTILTLAAVSLERMVCIVRLQRGMRGPGRRAQAAMLAFIWGYSALAALPLFIFFQVVPQRLPGADQEIPICTLVWPSTPGEISWDVSFVTLNFLVPGLVIVISYSKILQITKASRKRLTMSLAYSESHQIRVSQQDFRLFRTLFLLMVSFFIMWSPIIITILLILIQNFQQDLVIWPSLFFWVVAFTFANSALNPILYNMSLFRNEWRKIFCCFSLPEKGAIFTDTSVRRNDLSVISS comes from the exons ATGTCCCCTGAGTTCGCGCAGACGACAGTCACCGGTCCTCTGCGCAGCCTGGAGCAAGCCAACCGCACCCGCttccctttcttctctgatgTCAAGAGAGACCACCGGCTGGTGCTGAGCGCCGTGGAGACAATCGTGCTGGCGCTCATCTTTGCGGTGTCTCTGCTGGGCAACGTGTACGCTCTGGTGCTGGTTGCGCGCCGACGGCGCCGAGGGGCCACCACCAGCCTGGTGCTGAACCTCTTCTGCGCGGACCTGCTCTTCACCAGCTCCATCCCCCTAGTGCTAGTCGTGCGCTGGACAGAGGCTTGGATGCTGGGCCCCGTCGCTTGCCATCTGCTCTTCTACATGATGACTCTGAGCGGCAGCGTCACCATTCTCACGCTGGCCGCAGTCAGCCTGGAGCGCATGGTGTGTATCGTGCGCCTGCAGCGCGGAATGCGCGGCCCGGGGCGGCGGGCTCAGGCTGCGATGCTGGCGTTCATCTGGGGCTACTCCGCTCTTGCCGCGCTGCCGCTCTTCATCTTCTTCCAGGTGGTCCCGCAGCGGCTCCCGGGTGCCGACCAG GAGATTCCCATCTGCACACTGGTTTGGCCCAGCACCCCTGGAGAGATCTCGTGGGATGTGTCTTTTGTTACTTTGAACTTCCTGGTGCCGGGACTGGTCATTGTGATCAGTTACTCCAAAATCTTACAG ATCACAAAGGCATCGCGGAAGAGGCTCACCATGAGCCTGGCGTACTCGGAGAGCCACCAGATCCGAGTGTCGCAGCAAGACTTCCGGCTCTTCCGCACCCTCTTCCTGCTCATGGTGTCCTTCTTCATCATGTGGAgccccatcatcatcaccatcctcCTCATCTTGATCCAGAACTTCCAGCAAGACCTGGTCATCTGGCCGTCCCTCTTCTTCTGGGTGGTGGCCTTCACATTTGCCAATTCTGCCCTGAACCCCATTCTCTACAACATGTCACTGTTTAGGAACGAATGGAGGAAAATTTTTTGCTGCTTCTCCCTCCCAGAAAAAGGAGCCATTTTTACAGACACATCTGTCAGAAGAAATGATTTGTCTGTTATTTCCAGCTAA